One Setaria viridis chromosome 3, Setaria_viridis_v4.0, whole genome shotgun sequence DNA window includes the following coding sequences:
- the LOC117848314 gene encoding glyoxysomal processing protease, glyoxysomal isoform X1: METQEIAAAARYFAAMARIVGPDPKAVKMRRHAFHLHKSGSTTLSASALLLPRGALAEPPPLLDRICAAHGHAAGDVALTAASLVEPFLVAEQRGNPGEEFRPRLVPEARLDVLVEHEALGNTRDGKSGPPQWLSARLLAMVDVPTAADSVLSLLKHDGSFIGRPSWDVGWSLANVNEKQVENDIRSSPASNRNHASVESMDPLMLAKSATRIAILGISTVNSNVIGDQNERQIDVSVMQHRGDPLLIAGSPFGLLSPFHFFNSISVGAVANFLPPCAVRCSLLMADIQCLPGMEGAPVFDRNSCLVGLLMNPLRQKGSSVEVQLVITWDAICTGWNNMKLVEIEREPSKLPNDKNEESKMMELKHPDNYGRFVSSTVNKINQYCISSPSIREAISAVVLVTVGDSSWASGIVLNKGGLVLTNAHLLEPWRFGRTSPLGAQTTSAGEYLSARENRSLQPQQCKFSNDDAVKHEVSLFNLGFKREKRISVRLDHAERQVWCSASVVFISKGPLDVALLQMEEVPIELNTIRPEFVCPTAGSSVYVVGHGLFGPRSGLCSSLSSGVVSKVVQIPSTQLSHPSGTVEAHNMDMPVMLQTTAAVHPGASGGILVNSHGLMVGIVTSNAKHGGGSTIPHLNFSIPCKSLEIIFKYSENEEPAILEQLDKPNKVLSSVWALAPSSSQFIDNPPEKGGEEKVMEFSKFLSNKQATLKFSTDLKELFKRMMPSKM; the protein is encoded by the exons ATGGAGACGCAGGagatcgccgcggcggcgcgctacTTCGCCGCCATGGCTCGAATCGTCGGCCCG GACCCCAAGGCCGTGAAGATGCGCCGCCACGCCTTCCACCTCCACAA GTCGGGGTCTACTACGCTCTCGGCGTCGGCCCTGCTCCTGCCGCGGGGCGCCctggccgagccgccgccgctgctcgacCGTATCTGCGCGGCCCACGGGCACGCGGCGGGGGACGTCGCGCTCACGGCCGCGTCGCTCGTCGAGCCGTTCCTAGTCGCGGAGCAGCGCGGTAACCCCGGCGAG GAATTTCGGCCGAGGTTGGTACCAGAGGCGCGTCTTGATGTGCTTGTTGAG CATGAGGCGTTGGGGAACACTCGAGATGGAAAGTCTGGACCTCCACAGTGGCTTTCAGCTCGATTGCTTGCCATG GTTGATGTACCTACAGCTGCTGACTCTGTTTTATCCTTACTAAAACATGACGGCTCATTCATTGGAAGACCATCATGGGATGTAGGCTGGTCATTGGCCAATGTCAATGAGAAACAG GTTGAAAATGATATCAGATCTTCCCCCGCGTCTAACAGGAATCACGCATCTGTAGAGTCAATGGACCCATTGATGTTGGCCAAGTCTGCCACAAGAATTGCTATTCTAGGAATTTCAACCGTCAATTCAAAT GTCATTGGTGATCAGAATGAAAGACAAATCGATGTTTCAGTGATGCAACACCGAGGGGACCCTTTGCTGATAGCAGGATCTCCATTCGGCCTCCTGTCACccttccatttcttcaacaG CATATCAGTTGGTGCTGTTGCAAATTTCCTTCCTCCATGCGCTGTGAGGTGCTCATTGCTGATGGCTGACATCCAATGTCTCCCTG GTATGGAAGGTGCTCCAGTGTTTGATCGAAATTCTTGCCTTGTGGGGTTGCTGATGAACCCATTAAGGCAGAAAGGCAGCAGCGTAGAAGTTCAG CTCGTTATTACCTGGGATGCAATATGCACTGGATGGAACAACATGAAACTGGTGGAAATTGAGCGAGAACCAAGTAAGCTACCTAATGACAAAAATGAAGAGAGTAAAATGATGGAATTAAAGCATCCAGATAACTATGGGAGGTTTGTCTCTTCTACAGTCAACAAAATTAACCAGTATTGCATTTCATCCCCTTCAATCAGAGAGGCTATATCCGCAGTTGTTCTTGTCACGGTTGGTGATTCATCTTGGGCTTCAGGTATTGTACTAAACAAAGGGGGTTTAGTTCTGACAAATGCTCATCTCTTGGAACCTTGGAGATTTGGAAGAACTTCACCTTTAGGTGCACAAACCACATCTGCTGGAGAATATCTCAGTGCCAGAGAAAACAGATCATTGCAGCCACAACAATGCAAATTCTCTAACGACGATGCTGTCAAACATGAGGTTTCATTGTTTAACTTGGGTTTCAAAAGAGAGAAGAGAATATCAGTTCGTTTGGACCATGCGGAGAGACAGGTGTGGTGCAGTGCTAGTGTGGTTTTTATCTCAAAGGGTCCGCTTGATGTTGCGTTGCTTCAAATGGAAGAGGTTCCAATTGAGTTAAATACAATCAGACCAGAATTTGTTTGTCCAACAGCAGGATCATCTGTATACGTAGTTGGACATGGCCTTTTTGGACCTCGATCAG GCCTATGCTCCTCTCTATCCTCTGGGGTTGTGTCAAAGGTTGTCCAAATCCCATCAACTCAACTTTCTCATCCTTCTGGTACTGTGGAGGCTCACAATATGGACATGCCAGTAATGCTGCAGACAACAGCAGCAGTTCATCCAGGGGCCAGTGGTGGTATTCTTGTTAATTCGCATGGGCTAATGGTTGGGATAGTAACAAG TAATGCTAAGCATGGTGGTGGAAGCACAATACCTCATCTGAATTTCAGCATCCCCTGCAAATCACTTGAAATTATCTTCAAGTATTCAG AAAATGAAGAGCCCGCCATTTTGGAGCAGTTGGACAAACCCAATAAAGTGCTCTCATCGGTTTGGGCTCTGGCACCATCATCATCCCAATTTATCGACAACCCCCCTGAAAAGGGCGGAGAGGAAAAGGTTATGGAGTTCTCAAAGTTTCTTAGTAATAAGCAAGCAACTCTGAAATTTAGCACAGATCTAAAGGAACTCTTTAAGCGTATGATGCCCAGCAAAATGTAG
- the LOC117846850 gene encoding putative E3 ubiquitin-protein ligase RING1a, giving the protein MPAQKRPLPSSASPGPDAHVEDEAPVADADACGGGARRSPKLALNGPEERVGGPRQAKDRRHDDSDADDEEEEGDGEGGAGGGGDDDCDSQSSQSDGEMDEFILVKLMDVRKEVQCPICLGIIRKTRTVMECLHRFCRDCIDKSMRLGNNECPACRTHCASRRSLRDDPNYDSLILALYPDIDKYEEEELAFSEQERTRNKKIQQSIAETFRRQTEALVKKRSAAKAPDAASTRKTRRNMRSRRRGRTSSPDIVPTDFEDEDREENGNDGSKESSSVDDRSPEVRPKRARRWPVPRRSPAKTIGSMDNGIEDNDDSGGARDLVTAAPLRGEMLAWGKNGTRSQTRHGNASGSSGRMAKGGRVAKLVDQLRNADDFDSKLSLYLVLLPLDGQSVPKLEKPYLSCQPTLSVQHLCQFVALQLSRQPKEVEIYIRKSSMDASLSANNTCKDEIKPDQSNGLERLWEEKSLSELYPSLTTCQGDLELLYSLKAQGQV; this is encoded by the exons ATGCCCGCGCAGAAGCGCCCGCTCCCGTCgtccgcctcgcccggcccCGACGCCCACGTCGAGGATGAAGCCCCTGTCGCCGACGCGGACGCCTGCGGCGGGGGCGCCCGCCGGTCCCCAAAGCTGGCGCTGAACGGACCGGAGGAGCGGGTCGGCGGGCCGCGCCAGGCCAAGGACCGGCGCCACGACG ATTCCGACgctgacgacgaggaggaggaaggagacggcgaaggcggagccggcggcgggggcgacgacGACTGCGACAGCCAGTCGTCGCAGAGCGACGGCGAGATGGACGA GTTTATACTTGTGAAACTAATGGATGTTCGGAAGGAAGTGCAATGCCCTATATGCTTAG GCATTATTCGGAAGACAAGGACAGTCATGGAGTGCTTGCACCGGTTTTGTAGGGACTGCATAGATAAATCCATGCGACTTGG AAATAATGAATGTCCAGCGTGCCGCACTCATTGTGCAAGCAGGCGTTCCTTGAGGGATGATCCTAACTATGACTCTTTAATTCTGGCTTTGTATCCGGATATTGATAAGTATGAGGAAGAG GAACTTGCTTTCAGCGAACAGGAAAGAACCCGTAACAAAAAG ATTCAACAATCCATTGCTGAGACATTTCGGAGACAAACAGAAGCACTTGTGAAGAAGCGCTCCGCTGCAAAAGCACCAGATGCAGCTTCTACAAGAAAGACTCGACGGAATATGCGGTCAAGGAGGAGAGGGCGAACTAGTTCTCCTGACATTGTCCCAactgattttgaagatgaggatAGAGAAGAAAATGGTAATGATGGAAGCAAGGAGTCATCTTCTGTTGATGACCGCTCCCCAGAAGTAAGGCCGAAAAGAGCTCGGAGGTGGCCCGTGCCACGGCGTTCCCCTGCTAAGActattggaagcatggacaatgGCATTGAGGATAATGACGACTCAGGAGGTGCTAGAGACTTGGTGACTGCTGCTCCGCTGCGCGGAGAGATGCTCGCATGGGGGAAAAATGGCACCCGCAGCCAAACCCGGCATGGCAATGCCAGTGGGTCCAGTGGAAGGATGGCCAAAGGTGGCCGTGTTGCCAAGTTGGTGGATCAGCTCCGTAATGCTGATGACTTTGATAGTAAG TTGAGCTTGTATCTTGTCCTGCTTCCACTTGATGGACAAAGTGTGCCTAAACTGGAAAAGCCCTACCTCAGTTGTCAGCCAACACTATCTGTTCAGCATCTCTGCCAG TTTGTTGCTCTTCAGCTGTCTCGGCAACCCAAAGAAGTTGAGATATACATTAGGAAAAGCTCCATGGATGCATCTTTGTCAGCCAATAACACCTGTAAAGACGAGATAAAGCCGGATCAATCTAATGGTTTGGAAAGATTGTGGGAAGAGAAGTCTCTTTCAGAGCTGTACCCTTCGCTCACCACCTGTCAAGGAGATCTG GAATTGCTATACTCCCTGAAAGCACAAGGACAAGTGTAG
- the LOC117848315 gene encoding uncharacterized protein, whose protein sequence is MLPSLARAGRAPLRRLVSTFYSPRALLPRVPCAISSGGGGGGGNLPLYAFSSPSRDSACGPAPGARRGMSFRTRAVDFGDETPSSSAAAGSDLSAPYLSVHIRCRRQDAEVLSEALLCFGASSVTVDDIEDAGNLDEISITSMYADGEDVDSSVSSAASSAGLNYSPGYETTVGKQCDWVATVQEAYESTEVADGLWVVPKWRTPHDPQATNIIINPGLAFGAGEHPTTKLCLLLLREVIKGGEHVLDYGTGTGVLGIAALKMGAVLATGIDIDPQAIISASENLLLNGLRPNQMPVYLVPTTDQPSSFPSSVDKSEENKLTNNHDLKSSRGTYDVVAANILLNPLLELVEDIVGYAKPGGIVAISGILEEQVPKVKEVYSTYLASISVSEMDGWACLQGTRRV, encoded by the exons atgcTGCCGTCGCtggcgcgcgccggccgcgcccctctccgccgcctcgTCTCCACCTTCTACTCGCCCCGAGCCCTATTGCCTCGCGTCCCGTGCGCCATcagcagtggcggcggcggcggcggcggtaaccTCCCGCTCTACGCTTTCTCCTCGCCGTCCCGCGACAGCGCGTGcggcccggcgcccggcgcccggaGAGGAATGAGCTTCCGCACCCGCGCGGTGGACTTTGGCGACGAGACGCCCTCCAGCTCCGCTGCGGCGGGCTCCGACCTCTCAGCGCCTTACCTCTCCGTCCACATCCGGTGCCGCAGGCAGGACGCG GAAGTGCTCTCCGAGGCGCTCTTGTGCTTCGGTGCTAGCTCTGTGACCGTGGATGACATTGAAGATGCTGGAAATCTCGATGAA ATCTCCATAACCTCCATGTATGCTGATGGGGAAGACGTGGACTCCAGTGTTTCAAGTGCCGCTAGCTCAGCTGGTTTGAACTACAGCCCAGGGTATGAAACCACTGTTGGGAAGCAATGCGATTGGGTGGCAACTGTGCAG GAAGCATACGAGTCCACTGAAGTGGCTGATGGTCTTTGGGTTGTTCCTAAATGGAGAACTCCCCAT GATCCGCAGGCCACAAATATAATCATCAATCCAGGTTTGGCTTTTGGGGCGGGGGAGCACCCGACAACTAAGCTGTGCCTTCTACTTCTACGAGAAGTTATTAAAGGGGGTGAACATGTCTTGGATTACGGGACAGGCACTGGAGTTTTGGGGATTGCAGCTCTGAAG ATGGGTGCTGTTCTAGCTACCGGGATAGACATAGACCCTCAAGCCATAATATCTGCTTCTGAAAACTTGTTACTGAATGGTTTACGTCCCAACCAAATGCCTGTTTATTTGGTACCAACGACCGACCAGCCCTCATCCTTCCCAAGTTCTGTTGACAAATCAGAAGAGAACAAATTAACCAATAACCATGACTTGAAGTCTTCAAGGGGAACATATGACGTAGTTGCAGCAAACATACTTCTAAATCCCTTACTGGAGCTGGTCGAGGACATAGTTGGTTATGCAAAACCTGGTGGAATAGTTGCCATTTCTGGAATTTTAGAAGAGCAG GTGCCAAAAGTCAAAGAAGTTTACTCAACGTACTTGGCCAGCATATCGGTATCTGAAATGGATGGATGGGCCTGTCTTCAAGGAACAAGGAGAGTCTAG
- the LOC117848314 gene encoding glyoxysomal processing protease, glyoxysomal isoform X3 — METQEIAAAARYFAAMARIVGPDPKAVKMRRHAFHLHKSGSTTLSASALLLPRGALAEPPPLLDRICAAHGHAAGDVALTAASLVEPFLVAEQRGNPGEEFRPRLVPEARLDVLVEHEALGNTRDGKSGPPQWLSARLLAMVDVPTAADSVLSLLKHDGSFIGRPSWDVGWSLANVNEKQVENDIRSSPASNRNHASVESMDPLMLAKSATRIAILGISTVNSNVIGDQNERQIDVSVMQHRGDPLLIAGSPFGLLSPFHFFNSISVGAVANFLPPCAVRCSLLMADIQCLPGMEGAPVFDRNSCLVGLLMNPLRQKGSSVEVQLVITWDAICTGWNNMKLVEIEREPSKLPNDKNEESKMMELKHPDNYGRFVSSTVNKINQYCISSPSIREAISAVVLVTVGDSSWASGIVLNKGGLVLTNAHLLEPWRFGRTSPLGAQTTSAGEYLSARENRSLQPQQCKFSNDDAVKHEVSLFNLGFKREKRISVRLDHAERQVWCSASVVFISKGPLDVALLQMEEVPIELNTIRPEFVCPTAGSSVYVVGHGLFGPRSGLCSSLSSGVVSKVVQIPSTQLSHPSGTVEAHNMDMPVMLQTTAAVHPGASGGILVNSHGLMVGIVTSNAKHGGGSTIPHLNFSIPCKSLEIIFKYSGAN; from the exons ATGGAGACGCAGGagatcgccgcggcggcgcgctacTTCGCCGCCATGGCTCGAATCGTCGGCCCG GACCCCAAGGCCGTGAAGATGCGCCGCCACGCCTTCCACCTCCACAA GTCGGGGTCTACTACGCTCTCGGCGTCGGCCCTGCTCCTGCCGCGGGGCGCCctggccgagccgccgccgctgctcgacCGTATCTGCGCGGCCCACGGGCACGCGGCGGGGGACGTCGCGCTCACGGCCGCGTCGCTCGTCGAGCCGTTCCTAGTCGCGGAGCAGCGCGGTAACCCCGGCGAG GAATTTCGGCCGAGGTTGGTACCAGAGGCGCGTCTTGATGTGCTTGTTGAG CATGAGGCGTTGGGGAACACTCGAGATGGAAAGTCTGGACCTCCACAGTGGCTTTCAGCTCGATTGCTTGCCATG GTTGATGTACCTACAGCTGCTGACTCTGTTTTATCCTTACTAAAACATGACGGCTCATTCATTGGAAGACCATCATGGGATGTAGGCTGGTCATTGGCCAATGTCAATGAGAAACAG GTTGAAAATGATATCAGATCTTCCCCCGCGTCTAACAGGAATCACGCATCTGTAGAGTCAATGGACCCATTGATGTTGGCCAAGTCTGCCACAAGAATTGCTATTCTAGGAATTTCAACCGTCAATTCAAAT GTCATTGGTGATCAGAATGAAAGACAAATCGATGTTTCAGTGATGCAACACCGAGGGGACCCTTTGCTGATAGCAGGATCTCCATTCGGCCTCCTGTCACccttccatttcttcaacaG CATATCAGTTGGTGCTGTTGCAAATTTCCTTCCTCCATGCGCTGTGAGGTGCTCATTGCTGATGGCTGACATCCAATGTCTCCCTG GTATGGAAGGTGCTCCAGTGTTTGATCGAAATTCTTGCCTTGTGGGGTTGCTGATGAACCCATTAAGGCAGAAAGGCAGCAGCGTAGAAGTTCAG CTCGTTATTACCTGGGATGCAATATGCACTGGATGGAACAACATGAAACTGGTGGAAATTGAGCGAGAACCAAGTAAGCTACCTAATGACAAAAATGAAGAGAGTAAAATGATGGAATTAAAGCATCCAGATAACTATGGGAGGTTTGTCTCTTCTACAGTCAACAAAATTAACCAGTATTGCATTTCATCCCCTTCAATCAGAGAGGCTATATCCGCAGTTGTTCTTGTCACGGTTGGTGATTCATCTTGGGCTTCAGGTATTGTACTAAACAAAGGGGGTTTAGTTCTGACAAATGCTCATCTCTTGGAACCTTGGAGATTTGGAAGAACTTCACCTTTAGGTGCACAAACCACATCTGCTGGAGAATATCTCAGTGCCAGAGAAAACAGATCATTGCAGCCACAACAATGCAAATTCTCTAACGACGATGCTGTCAAACATGAGGTTTCATTGTTTAACTTGGGTTTCAAAAGAGAGAAGAGAATATCAGTTCGTTTGGACCATGCGGAGAGACAGGTGTGGTGCAGTGCTAGTGTGGTTTTTATCTCAAAGGGTCCGCTTGATGTTGCGTTGCTTCAAATGGAAGAGGTTCCAATTGAGTTAAATACAATCAGACCAGAATTTGTTTGTCCAACAGCAGGATCATCTGTATACGTAGTTGGACATGGCCTTTTTGGACCTCGATCAG GCCTATGCTCCTCTCTATCCTCTGGGGTTGTGTCAAAGGTTGTCCAAATCCCATCAACTCAACTTTCTCATCCTTCTGGTACTGTGGAGGCTCACAATATGGACATGCCAGTAATGCTGCAGACAACAGCAGCAGTTCATCCAGGGGCCAGTGGTGGTATTCTTGTTAATTCGCATGGGCTAATGGTTGGGATAGTAACAAG TAATGCTAAGCATGGTGGTGGAAGCACAATACCTCATCTGAATTTCAGCATCCCCTGCAAATCACTTGAAATTATCTTCAAGTATTCAGGTGCTAATTAA
- the LOC117848314 gene encoding glyoxysomal processing protease, glyoxysomal isoform X2, translating into METQEIAAAARYFAAMARIVGPDPKAVKMRRHAFHLHKSGSTTLSASALLLPRGALAEPPPLLDRICAAHGHAAGDVALTAASLVEPFLVAEQRGNPGEEFRPRLVPEARLDVLVEHEALGNTRDGKSGPPQWLSARLLAMVDVPTAADSVLSLLKHDGSFIGRPSWDVGWSLANVNEKQVENDIRSSPASNRNHASVESMDPLMLAKSATRIAILGISTVNSNNERQIDVSVMQHRGDPLLIAGSPFGLLSPFHFFNSISVGAVANFLPPCAVRCSLLMADIQCLPGMEGAPVFDRNSCLVGLLMNPLRQKGSSVEVQLVITWDAICTGWNNMKLVEIEREPSKLPNDKNEESKMMELKHPDNYGRFVSSTVNKINQYCISSPSIREAISAVVLVTVGDSSWASGIVLNKGGLVLTNAHLLEPWRFGRTSPLGAQTTSAGEYLSARENRSLQPQQCKFSNDDAVKHEVSLFNLGFKREKRISVRLDHAERQVWCSASVVFISKGPLDVALLQMEEVPIELNTIRPEFVCPTAGSSVYVVGHGLFGPRSGLCSSLSSGVVSKVVQIPSTQLSHPSGTVEAHNMDMPVMLQTTAAVHPGASGGILVNSHGLMVGIVTSNAKHGGGSTIPHLNFSIPCKSLEIIFKYSENEEPAILEQLDKPNKVLSSVWALAPSSSQFIDNPPEKGGEEKVMEFSKFLSNKQATLKFSTDLKELFKRMMPSKM; encoded by the exons ATGGAGACGCAGGagatcgccgcggcggcgcgctacTTCGCCGCCATGGCTCGAATCGTCGGCCCG GACCCCAAGGCCGTGAAGATGCGCCGCCACGCCTTCCACCTCCACAA GTCGGGGTCTACTACGCTCTCGGCGTCGGCCCTGCTCCTGCCGCGGGGCGCCctggccgagccgccgccgctgctcgacCGTATCTGCGCGGCCCACGGGCACGCGGCGGGGGACGTCGCGCTCACGGCCGCGTCGCTCGTCGAGCCGTTCCTAGTCGCGGAGCAGCGCGGTAACCCCGGCGAG GAATTTCGGCCGAGGTTGGTACCAGAGGCGCGTCTTGATGTGCTTGTTGAG CATGAGGCGTTGGGGAACACTCGAGATGGAAAGTCTGGACCTCCACAGTGGCTTTCAGCTCGATTGCTTGCCATG GTTGATGTACCTACAGCTGCTGACTCTGTTTTATCCTTACTAAAACATGACGGCTCATTCATTGGAAGACCATCATGGGATGTAGGCTGGTCATTGGCCAATGTCAATGAGAAACAG GTTGAAAATGATATCAGATCTTCCCCCGCGTCTAACAGGAATCACGCATCTGTAGAGTCAATGGACCCATTGATGTTGGCCAAGTCTGCCACAAGAATTGCTATTCTAGGAATTTCAACCGTCAATTCAAAT AATGAAAGACAAATCGATGTTTCAGTGATGCAACACCGAGGGGACCCTTTGCTGATAGCAGGATCTCCATTCGGCCTCCTGTCACccttccatttcttcaacaG CATATCAGTTGGTGCTGTTGCAAATTTCCTTCCTCCATGCGCTGTGAGGTGCTCATTGCTGATGGCTGACATCCAATGTCTCCCTG GTATGGAAGGTGCTCCAGTGTTTGATCGAAATTCTTGCCTTGTGGGGTTGCTGATGAACCCATTAAGGCAGAAAGGCAGCAGCGTAGAAGTTCAG CTCGTTATTACCTGGGATGCAATATGCACTGGATGGAACAACATGAAACTGGTGGAAATTGAGCGAGAACCAAGTAAGCTACCTAATGACAAAAATGAAGAGAGTAAAATGATGGAATTAAAGCATCCAGATAACTATGGGAGGTTTGTCTCTTCTACAGTCAACAAAATTAACCAGTATTGCATTTCATCCCCTTCAATCAGAGAGGCTATATCCGCAGTTGTTCTTGTCACGGTTGGTGATTCATCTTGGGCTTCAGGTATTGTACTAAACAAAGGGGGTTTAGTTCTGACAAATGCTCATCTCTTGGAACCTTGGAGATTTGGAAGAACTTCACCTTTAGGTGCACAAACCACATCTGCTGGAGAATATCTCAGTGCCAGAGAAAACAGATCATTGCAGCCACAACAATGCAAATTCTCTAACGACGATGCTGTCAAACATGAGGTTTCATTGTTTAACTTGGGTTTCAAAAGAGAGAAGAGAATATCAGTTCGTTTGGACCATGCGGAGAGACAGGTGTGGTGCAGTGCTAGTGTGGTTTTTATCTCAAAGGGTCCGCTTGATGTTGCGTTGCTTCAAATGGAAGAGGTTCCAATTGAGTTAAATACAATCAGACCAGAATTTGTTTGTCCAACAGCAGGATCATCTGTATACGTAGTTGGACATGGCCTTTTTGGACCTCGATCAG GCCTATGCTCCTCTCTATCCTCTGGGGTTGTGTCAAAGGTTGTCCAAATCCCATCAACTCAACTTTCTCATCCTTCTGGTACTGTGGAGGCTCACAATATGGACATGCCAGTAATGCTGCAGACAACAGCAGCAGTTCATCCAGGGGCCAGTGGTGGTATTCTTGTTAATTCGCATGGGCTAATGGTTGGGATAGTAACAAG TAATGCTAAGCATGGTGGTGGAAGCACAATACCTCATCTGAATTTCAGCATCCCCTGCAAATCACTTGAAATTATCTTCAAGTATTCAG AAAATGAAGAGCCCGCCATTTTGGAGCAGTTGGACAAACCCAATAAAGTGCTCTCATCGGTTTGGGCTCTGGCACCATCATCATCCCAATTTATCGACAACCCCCCTGAAAAGGGCGGAGAGGAAAAGGTTATGGAGTTCTCAAAGTTTCTTAGTAATAAGCAAGCAACTCTGAAATTTAGCACAGATCTAAAGGAACTCTTTAAGCGTATGATGCCCAGCAAAATGTAG